In Oceanobacillus sp. FSL K6-2867, one DNA window encodes the following:
- a CDS encoding MFS transporter — MKQSRPKLWTKDFTITSAVNFFLTLVFYLLVVTIGIYAVDAYHASTSMAGLITGMFIIGSLVGRLFTGRYIDSIGSKRTLMIGLILCIIATAFYFLDFGISFLLITRLLHGIVAGMASTAAGTIIAEIIPTSRKAEGIGYFSMSATLATAIGPFIGLLMVQQTTFPVIFAFCFVLGIINIFIALFVQVNESQEELTPRDTKGFKISSFVAPKALPIACITLMIAFCYSSVLSYINFYAIDINLVEAASFFFLVYSIAVLISRPITGRLMDLKGANIVMYPALIIFAGGMLLLSAAANGFTLLMAGALIGLGFGNLQSGSQAIAVKLTPPHQMGLATSTFFIFLDAGLGFGPYLLGFIIPYTGYRSLYIILGIVILAIMVLYYFLHGKKDRLTMKSHA, encoded by the coding sequence TTGAAACAATCTAGACCAAAATTATGGACGAAGGATTTTACGATTACTTCTGCCGTTAACTTTTTCTTAACACTTGTTTTTTATTTACTTGTTGTAACGATCGGAATTTACGCCGTAGATGCGTATCATGCCTCAACAAGTATGGCCGGACTTATAACAGGGATGTTTATTATCGGATCCTTGGTTGGGAGACTATTTACAGGGCGCTATATTGATTCAATTGGAAGTAAGCGCACATTGATGATTGGCCTCATCCTCTGCATTATCGCCACTGCTTTTTATTTCTTGGACTTTGGTATTAGCTTTCTATTAATTACGCGCCTTTTACATGGAATTGTGGCCGGCATGGCTAGTACGGCAGCCGGAACTATAATCGCAGAAATCATTCCAACATCACGTAAAGCGGAGGGCATCGGTTATTTTAGCATGAGTGCAACGTTAGCTACTGCCATTGGACCGTTTATTGGCTTGCTCATGGTTCAGCAAACAACCTTCCCGGTTATTTTTGCTTTCTGTTTTGTGTTAGGTATTATTAATATATTTATCGCCTTATTCGTGCAGGTAAATGAATCACAAGAAGAGCTTACACCAAGGGATACAAAAGGCTTTAAAATTTCAAGCTTTGTTGCGCCAAAAGCATTACCAATTGCTTGCATCACGCTCATGATTGCTTTTTGCTATTCCAGTGTGCTCTCGTATATTAACTTTTATGCTATTGATATCAACCTTGTGGAAGCAGCCAGCTTCTTCTTCCTCGTTTATTCGATTGCTGTTTTGATATCACGCCCCATAACAGGGCGTTTAATGGATTTAAAAGGCGCAAATATAGTTATGTATCCTGCCCTCATCATTTTTGCTGGCGGGATGTTGCTTTTAAGTGCTGCTGCAAACGGATTTACTTTATTAATGGCAGGTGCACTAATTGGCCTTGGCTTTGGTAATTTGCAATCTGGTTCACAAGCTATTGCCGTTAAATTAACCCCGCCACATCAGATGGGGCTTGCAACATCAACCTTTTTTATTTTTCTGGATGCAGGACTCGGATTTGGTCCGTATTTGCTTGGTTTCATCATTCCATATACGGGCTACAGATCGCTGTATATCATCCTGGGAATCGTGATTCTTGCTATCATGGTTCTATATTATTTCCTGCATGGAAAAAAGGACCGATTAACCATGAAGAGTCACGCATAG
- a CDS encoding iron ABC transporter permease — protein sequence MKKETKMSIPFLFKMIAALLFFIGAFIVSIVYGAADIQVKDVWLSLASNVEGSDISIIREIRLPREVAAVFVGAALSIAGAIMQGMTRNPLADPGLLGLTAGANAALAVAIVLLPSLNYFGIMFTCFLGAAIGAAMVFGISAIKRGGFSPFKIILAGAAVSAFLQAISEGIGIYFNVSKEVSMWTAGGLIGTTWEQLQIIIPLLIVSTLIAFGFSRQLTILSLNEEVAVGLGQKTAQIKAVLFVIIILLVGASVALVGNMAFVGLMVPHIVRAIVGTDYRYILPMSAFVGAILMLLADTLARTINAPWETPIVAIISVMGLPFFLLIVRKGGRAFT from the coding sequence ATGAAAAAGGAAACGAAAATGTCGATACCCTTTCTGTTCAAAATGATTGCAGCCCTGCTGTTCTTTATCGGGGCATTTATTGTCTCCATTGTTTACGGAGCCGCCGATATTCAAGTAAAAGATGTATGGCTGTCACTTGCTTCCAATGTGGAGGGAAGTGACATTTCCATTATCCGGGAAATTCGCTTGCCACGAGAGGTTGCTGCTGTATTTGTTGGAGCAGCATTGTCTATTGCTGGTGCAATTATGCAAGGTATGACGAGAAATCCATTAGCAGATCCTGGATTACTCGGACTAACAGCGGGAGCAAACGCCGCGCTTGCAGTTGCAATTGTACTGCTTCCCTCTCTCAATTATTTCGGGATTATGTTTACATGCTTCCTTGGTGCCGCGATTGGTGCTGCGATGGTGTTTGGGATAAGCGCCATTAAGCGTGGAGGATTTTCCCCATTCAAAATTATACTTGCTGGAGCAGCAGTTTCAGCCTTTCTTCAAGCCATTTCGGAAGGGATCGGAATTTATTTTAATGTATCAAAAGAGGTATCCATGTGGACTGCGGGCGGACTGATCGGCACAACATGGGAGCAGCTGCAAATCATTATCCCGCTTCTTATTGTTAGCACGCTCATTGCATTCGGATTTTCCAGACAGTTAACCATTCTAAGTTTAAATGAAGAAGTTGCTGTCGGTCTTGGACAAAAAACAGCACAAATAAAGGCAGTTCTGTTTGTCATCATTATTCTGCTGGTAGGTGCATCGGTCGCATTGGTTGGAAATATGGCATTCGTAGGTTTAATGGTTCCCCATATTGTCAGAGCAATTGTTGGTACAGATTATCGTTACATCTTACCAATGTCAGCTTTTGTCGGAGCAATCCTAATGCTTCTTGCTGATACACTTGCCCGTACGATCAATGCTCCGTGGGAAACACCGATTGTGGCTATTATTTCGGTTATGGGACTCCCCTTCTTCCTGCTTATTGTCCGTAAAGGTGGGAGGGCATTCACATGA
- a CDS encoding ABC transporter ATP-binding protein, whose product MFRLQTENINIGYGEHLIVKDLSVDIPDKKITTIIGSNGCGKSTLLKAITRIIAHESGTVILDGEDISKQDTKKLAKKMAILPQTPESTNGLTVGELVSYGRFPYQSGFGRLKKHDYEVIEWALEVTGTIEYRFRPVDALSGGQRQRVWIAMALAQETEIIFLDEPTTYLDMAHQLEVLELLQRLNKEQERTIVMVLHDLNQAARFADYIIALKDGQIVQSGNCETVITHDVLKKVFQIDAEIGKDPRTGKPMCITYNLMKEEKQR is encoded by the coding sequence ATGTTTCGTCTACAGACTGAAAATATAAATATTGGTTATGGAGAACACTTAATTGTAAAGGATCTCAGTGTTGATATTCCAGATAAAAAAATCACTACTATTATCGGATCCAACGGCTGTGGAAAATCGACATTGTTAAAAGCGATTACACGAATTATTGCACATGAATCTGGAACCGTCATTTTGGATGGAGAGGACATCTCAAAGCAGGATACAAAAAAACTGGCAAAAAAGATGGCTATTCTGCCGCAAACTCCGGAAAGCACAAACGGGTTAACAGTTGGAGAGCTTGTTTCTTACGGCCGCTTCCCTTATCAGAGTGGGTTTGGGCGTTTAAAGAAACATGATTACGAAGTGATTGAATGGGCCCTTGAAGTAACCGGTACAATAGAATACCGATTTCGTCCGGTAGATGCATTGTCTGGTGGACAGAGACAGCGCGTCTGGATTGCAATGGCACTTGCACAGGAAACGGAAATCATTTTTTTGGATGAGCCAACAACATACTTAGATATGGCACACCAGCTCGAAGTATTAGAGCTTTTGCAAAGGCTTAACAAAGAGCAAGAAAGAACAATCGTAATGGTACTTCATGACCTGAATCAGGCTGCTCGCTTTGCAGATTATATTATCGCATTAAAGGATGGGCAAATTGTTCAATCAGGTAATTGCGAAACGGTTATTACGCACGATGTGTTAAAAAAGGTTTTTCAAATTGATGCGGAAATTGGCAAAGATCCACGTACAGGTAAGCCAATGTGCATCACATACAACTTAATGAAAGAGGAGAAACAACGATGA
- a CDS encoding iron ABC transporter permease: protein MIHPSLIRKQRIVLGLLAFLILLTIIISMGIGDAALSYDRIIPTLFGAGSFKESFVLFSIRLPRIIITILAGMALALSGAILQGLTRNDLADPGIIGINSGAGVAVAIFFLFYPVQSGTFVYLLPVIAFIGAFLTALFIYIFSYEKKQPLNPTRMIIIGVGFSLALSGIMIVLISSQERAKVSFIAKWLAGNIWGTDWPFILAILPWLIIFIPYALYKANRLNILALNEPVAIGVGVAVKKERILLLFTAVALAASAVSVTGGIAFVGLMAPHIAKSLVGPRNQLFIPVAILLGGWLLLIADTIGRNLVSPDGIPAGIVVALIGAPYFMYLLLRK from the coding sequence ATGATTCATCCGTCGTTAATAAGAAAACAACGTATCGTTTTGGGTTTATTAGCATTTTTGATACTGCTCACTATTATTATCAGCATGGGGATTGGAGATGCTGCATTATCCTATGATCGAATTATTCCAACCTTGTTTGGTGCAGGATCGTTTAAGGAGTCCTTTGTTTTATTTTCCATTCGTTTGCCCCGGATTATTATTACGATCCTTGCTGGAATGGCGTTAGCACTCTCGGGAGCGATTCTTCAAGGATTAACACGCAATGACCTTGCTGATCCAGGAATTATCGGCATCAACTCCGGAGCCGGGGTAGCAGTAGCGATTTTCTTTTTATTTTATCCAGTGCAGTCTGGCACATTTGTGTATTTGCTTCCAGTAATTGCTTTTATTGGCGCGTTTCTCACTGCCCTGTTTATCTATATTTTTTCCTATGAGAAAAAGCAGCCGCTTAACCCGACACGCATGATTATTATTGGTGTTGGTTTTTCCCTGGCGTTATCTGGTATTATGATTGTCCTAATCTCGTCCCAGGAGCGTGCAAAGGTTAGTTTTATCGCGAAATGGCTTGCGGGAAATATCTGGGGAACGGACTGGCCATTTATTTTAGCAATCTTACCATGGCTAATCATCTTCATCCCTTATGCCCTGTATAAGGCAAATCGCTTAAACATTCTCGCACTGAACGAACCGGTCGCAATTGGTGTTGGTGTTGCGGTAAAAAAGGAACGGATTCTTTTACTTTTTACTGCCGTAGCACTGGCTGCTTCAGCCGTTTCCGTTACTGGAGGAATTGCATTTGTCGGACTAATGGCACCACATATTGCAAAATCGCTAGTCGGACCGCGTAATCAGCTGTTTATTCCAGTAGCGATATTATTAGGAGGCTGGTTACTGTTAATTGCAGATACTATCGGAAGAAACCTCGTCTCCCCTGATGGCATTCCGGCTGGGATTGTCGTTGCACTTATTGGAGCACCGTATTTTATGTATTTGTTGTTGAGGAAATAG
- a CDS encoding NAD(P)/FAD-dependent oxidoreductase, translated as MKQDELFDVTVIGGGPAGLYSAFYSGLREMKTKIIEFQPVLGGKVHVYPEKMIWDIGGLTPTPAAKFIDQIIEQGLTFHPTVVMNEKIESINKNDEGIFVLQAASGQIHYSKTVIVAVGGGILNPQRLDIEGAERFEVSNLNYTVKSLQRFKDKTVIISGGGNTAIDWANELQSIAKNVFLTYRKDVLSGHEAQASRLLNGSAVCYFNCSITKLIARANKDLIEHVELTNHETKEIVSLPIDEVIINHGYERDTSLLENSPIDIEIAEGYYIAGNASSESSVPGLYAAGDILHHEGKLHLIAGAFQDAANAVNKAKQYIQPGAEKFGMVSSHNELFKQRNREIIQSMVH; from the coding sequence GTGAAACAGGATGAATTATTTGATGTGACGGTAATTGGGGGAGGGCCAGCTGGGCTATATTCAGCTTTTTATAGTGGTTTAAGAGAAATGAAGACGAAGATTATCGAATTTCAGCCGGTTCTTGGCGGGAAAGTCCATGTATATCCTGAGAAAATGATTTGGGATATTGGCGGGTTAACACCGACCCCTGCAGCAAAATTTATTGATCAAATCATTGAGCAAGGATTAACCTTTCATCCAACCGTAGTAATGAATGAGAAGATTGAATCCATCAATAAAAACGATGAAGGGATATTCGTTTTACAAGCGGCATCTGGGCAAATACATTATTCGAAAACGGTAATTGTAGCTGTCGGCGGCGGAATTTTAAACCCGCAACGATTGGATATTGAAGGTGCAGAGCGATTTGAGGTTTCAAATCTGAATTACACGGTGAAATCACTTCAACGCTTCAAAGATAAAACGGTAATTATTTCTGGTGGGGGAAATACAGCAATCGACTGGGCCAACGAACTGCAGAGCATTGCGAAGAATGTGTTTCTTACATATCGGAAAGATGTGCTATCCGGTCATGAGGCACAGGCGAGCCGATTATTAAATGGTTCAGCAGTTTGCTACTTTAATTGTTCGATTACAAAGCTGATTGCTCGTGCGAATAAGGATTTAATTGAGCATGTTGAGCTAACAAACCATGAAACGAAAGAGATCGTTTCATTGCCAATAGATGAAGTGATTATCAATCATGGCTATGAGCGTGATACATCTCTTCTTGAAAACAGCCCAATTGATATTGAAATAGCAGAGGGTTACTACATTGCTGGAAATGCGAGCAGTGAAAGCTCTGTACCTGGTCTTTATGCAGCTGGGGATATTTTGCATCATGAAGGGAAATTGCATCTCATTGCAGGTGCCTTCCAAGACGCTGCAAATGCTGTTAATAAGGCAAAGCAATATATTCAGCCTGGTGCAGAAAAGTTTGGTATGGTTTCTTCGCATAATGAGCTTTTCAAGCAGCGCAACCGTGAAATTATTCAGAGCATGGTGCATTAA
- a CDS encoding iron-hydroxamate ABC transporter substrate-binding protein codes for MKKLILPFAILLLLLFACSNEGTETDNDSGSNSDTITYESENGPVEVPADPQRVVVLSSFAGNVMALDVNLVGVDAWAKMNPQWEEDLADVEEVSDESLEKIIELEPDLIIGLTGINNVDKLNEIAPTVLFTYGAVDYLTQHLEIGKLLNKEEEAKNWIDDFKQRAEETGEEIRAEIGEDATVSVIENFDKQLYVYGDNWGRGTEILYQEMDLKMPEKVAEAAQDAGYYAMSLEVLPEYAGDYMIFSRFDETDNSFMESDIYQNIPAVANDNVFEVNGHEFYFNDPLTLELQLAFFKEAFLN; via the coding sequence ATGAAAAAATTAATCCTTCCATTTGCAATCCTGCTTCTATTGCTGTTCGCTTGTAGTAATGAAGGTACAGAAACAGACAATGATTCAGGCAGCAATTCAGATACGATCACCTATGAATCAGAAAATGGACCAGTTGAAGTGCCAGCTGATCCGCAGCGCGTCGTCGTCCTTTCGTCCTTCGCTGGAAATGTCATGGCTTTGGATGTGAACCTTGTTGGGGTTGATGCTTGGGCTAAAATGAATCCTCAATGGGAAGAGGATTTAGCTGACGTAGAAGAGGTTAGTGATGAAAGCCTGGAAAAAATCATTGAATTAGAGCCCGACTTAATCATTGGTCTTACCGGTATCAATAATGTTGATAAATTAAACGAAATCGCTCCAACCGTATTGTTTACATATGGTGCTGTTGATTACTTAACACAGCATTTGGAAATTGGTAAACTGTTAAATAAAGAAGAAGAAGCTAAAAACTGGATTGATGATTTCAAACAACGTGCTGAAGAAACAGGCGAAGAAATCCGAGCAGAGATTGGTGAAGATGCAACTGTTTCAGTTATTGAAAACTTCGATAAACAGCTTTATGTTTACGGTGACAACTGGGGCCGCGGAACAGAGATTCTTTATCAGGAAATGGATTTGAAAATGCCTGAGAAAGTAGCTGAAGCAGCGCAGGACGCCGGTTATTATGCTATGTCTTTGGAAGTACTTCCTGAATATGCTGGCGACTATATGATCTTTAGCCGATTTGATGAAACAGACAATTCATTTATGGAATCAGATATTTATCAAAATATCCCTGCAGTCGCAAATGATAATGTATTTGAAGTGAATGGACATGAATTTTATTTTAATGATCCATTAACACTGGAATTGCAGCTTGCTTTTTTCAAAGAAGCTTTCCTTAACTAA
- a CDS encoding L,D-transpeptidase translates to MARWIDIAVGNRQLKLYDASTLLKTYPIAVGKVLTPTPTGNYIIVNKEANPGGPFGVLWMGLSKPHYGIHGTNDPSSIGKEVSHGCVRMYNNDVTELSTMVPIGTNVYIHP, encoded by the coding sequence TTGGCACGATGGATTGATATAGCTGTAGGCAATCGCCAGCTAAAATTGTATGATGCAAGTACATTATTAAAGACATATCCGATTGCAGTCGGAAAAGTTTTAACACCCACACCTACCGGCAATTATATTATTGTAAATAAAGAAGCGAATCCAGGTGGACCATTTGGTGTATTATGGATGGGCTTATCGAAACCGCATTATGGAATTCACGGCACCAATGATCCGTCTTCGATTGGAAAAGAAGTGTCTCATGGTTGTGTCCGGATGTACAACAACGATGTTACCGAGCTTTCAACAATGGTCCCAATCGGAACCAATGTATATATTCATCCTTAA